Within Crassostrea angulata isolate pt1a10 chromosome 2, ASM2561291v2, whole genome shotgun sequence, the genomic segment ctgtatataaaatttcaacagcgtacaatttttactttttcttttatgttatttcttataacgtactcccacaaagcttcattttatcataacgtcataaaagcgcaatgacaatgctcccctaccgcacaacgtaaaaatcgtgttaaaaataaaaatttcctttaacaatctaaatatttttatctgtattttgtttattgtgttcaattttataaatgatatcgaaaaaaattcataagaagtataaatcaactgtattatattagaatgcgcaaaaacatgcgcaatgcaaactaaagtcggcctcttTAAATGTGATTTAGATGATATTTATTGCGTATAAAAAGACTGCAATTCGAAATGTCAATCAGTTTGTTCCATGTACCTAGGGATTGTTCTCTGATTATCAATTTTCCAAGAAAAATTAATGCGTCATTCAATTGTCATGTAGGCGTTATTACatactatatatatagatagagAAGAACTTAAAAGAATGCACTACAGATACATATTAGATCTAATCATGTACAGCTTGGCAATTTGTTCTGGTAAGGaagaaatttgaacaaattcgatgtgcaaaaaataaaattgatgaatAATCTAAAGGTcatctgataaaaaatattgcGTAATACattcaaaatctttatttttcaattctttgCCATAGGGTTGTGTATACTTTTCACCCTTACCATTCGATcatgtaagttttttttcatgatGTCACAAGTAATTTTAAATTACCTCTAAGTTTGGTTTTGGTTATTTCTCGggcatgtaaatatatatgtccTTAGGATTACGCTACAGACATTcttattttcgtaaaaaaaaatttaaaaagtgtgCTTGCATTGATAGACGCAAACTGCATCTGCTCTTCACCTGGGTTAATTGAATATTTAATGCAACAGTACAATTCATATCAATCCGATATTgcaatatcagcccgagggccgaaTGCGAGAGGGCTGACATTGGTTGACAGTTGATTTAGATATTATACAGTGTAACCAATAAATTGTTGGACCAGAAAACAAAGGTATTGTTCAAGTCCGagtcaatttttttatactcTTCGTGACTGATACCACCATATAAATAGTGTGAAAGCTAGCTAGTTTATATTATTAATAagcaaaaattgtgaaattagtTCGGCAGAAAAATGTTGACaggtcaatatattttttttaatatctacatAATATTACCCCTGTTTGATTGAATCGTTTGTGATCCATTGATTAGTAAACGGCGATATGGATAAGTTTTGCGACTCCAAAAcaaagtgacgtcataatacgtAATCAGTCAAGACAAGTTAACAACGGACATACAATGCGAAAGTTTGCTATTATAACGGATAAAAATATATGCGAATTTTTTGAGAAGTAAGAACAGCAAGAAAATCTGTAGCATAATTCCTAAAGGTGGTGGGATATCACTAGGGACCTGTCAATGATATTAAGGAAATCGACTTCGACACAATTGAATTCTATGTTGAGCTGCTTACGTGATGgcgaactttttttttcaagtcgtTCCTTGAATTTTTGGTTTGTATTGTCATATAAACAAACTAATGATGGATGTGTTTTCCGGCAACATTTATGATATTAACGTTATTTCATCTGATGTATGTGCTTTTTGTAAGGAAAATGTGGAAAAAATTCAGCACATATTTATGACATGTTCAGAAATACTACCTATATGGAATAATCtaagaatgtatatttatagaaaaacttCAAATAGAGTTGGctttaatgttaataatgtaCTATTATGTGAACTATTATTCAATGGTTACAACATAGTAGTTCATTTTATAATTCTGTACTCCAAGCAATATATATATCCTTTATGTTTGCTCTAGAGAAAATTTAGTATGAAAGGGAGAGAAAGAGTGTGAAAGTGGGAATGCCAAAAaattcttgtatatatatattataccttGGTTATGAAATCATATGTGATTGTaaaaatggaaaacaaaaaaaattaaatgatacacGATGATTTTGTCAATAATCGTTgacaattaattttcataaaaagaattGTTATGAGTTGATCCACGTGTGATAATAGGTATGTATCATGACATCAAATTCCTCTTGATTTCGGCCAGTTAACGATCGTTTTTTAAAGGATAAGCAAACTGATATGATTTCTATCATGATATATGATAACCATCCTTAAATTCATTCCTATTCAAGATGGGCTCTATTGTTTGTCATGCACTGACGGAGTTTCCCCTAGACATTGCCACTACGTAATGAAATGCAGCGAAGGAGAGGTAAGTCAAGAACATTCAACTAAGATAATAAGTAATGATACCAtgcaatcatatatatatatatatatatatatatatatatatatatatatatatatatatatatatatatatatatatatatatatatatatataatgacagGTGTTGTGACTGCCTAATATAGAAAGGGCATAGGCAACTCCATCGTTCCGTATtgaatttgatgatttttctCTAAACAAATGCAACATAGAACTTTTTATAATGAtatgcataattaaaaataagtataacattttcattggtcCATCTTAGCTAAAAGCTCAAGAAAGCTTTTATTATCACATTTTGTGTTTTGTCcttctgtccgtctgtccataaacttttcacattttcaacatcttctcctgaaccactcgaccaatttcaaccaatcttggcacaaagcacccttgGGTGCTTAGGGGATTCAAAGCTGTGAAATTTCTAAGGAAATTTCTGAAGAACTACGCTTTTTTTCCAAAAGAGACACTTGGAAACTATTCAACATTTTTGAGAATCGTCAATAATCTTTTTTCAAAGAACCATTGTgtcgtaaaaaattaaacttatgtggaagcatcctcaggtagtgtcaATTTAAAGCTATAAAAATCATTACCCCCAAGGGTAGGGTAGGGACACAATGGGggtcatatttttacataggcACAAATAGACTTTATCTTTGGTactcttcttctcagaaactaatcatccAGGAAAGATAAAACTTATATGGAAGCATTTACAGGTAaggtaaattcaaatttgtgaaaagcattaattctgggggtaggatgggccaaaatggggggatcgatgttttacatagaaatatagagtGAACCTTTCaaactcttcttctcagaaacttatcatcctgaaaagctgaaacttgtatggaagcattctcaggtaaaGTATATTAAAGTCGATTTTAACCATGATCCCCGAGGGTATGATCGGGTAACAGCGAATGGAATGACAACATTTTACATaggataataaaaaaagaaaaatctttaaacctTTGCGTAGAAAAGCGGTAGAATtgggatccaattttacaaaggtaACATTTTTATTAACCACAAAGCTTGAAATGTTATGATTCATGATTAAActtatatgcaaacattttgacaaatagttgattattcatttattttcaattgtgACCTTGGCCCCTTGTCACTTCTTGGGTCTCATAAGAGGTCCAGAGTTTGATATaggtttatatcatatatctaaaaCTTGTTTATGGTCTTGTCGATAAGTGCAATGCTCAGCATGTGATataactataaaatcatcctgttaggaAAGGTACTTGATAATAAACATAAGGATATCAAACgtgaaatgaattttcatttataCGGGATCGACATATATTATACTACTTTGTCATGATATTTTGTAtcatgactccattaagctttatcatgcctattgttgctcaggtaagCGATCTGGCACATAGGgctcatgcgcggatctagagggggggtcgggggggggggggtcccgaccccccctggaaaatgaaaatttattaaatttacatagcaaaattatcgcgaaaatatgcctcggaccccccctggcaaacacaattatccttcggaccccccctggaaaaattttctggatccgcgcatcgGTCTATTGTTTGATATCTTTTCATTAAAGATTCATTCTTGCGAGttaattgttttcttattttatataaCCAATGTTCAATTCTACTGGTTGTAAAATAAAACTTCAGCACTTTGAATTAACAGGTTACGCGCAAATTCTTATCCATGAAAACAAAAACCTGGGATATACTAGAATAAAAGTCTCAAAATAGTTTGATGACGTATTAACTTAGTTTATCTACAAGTTAtcctttaaatattgtttttaattacttatatttacgttcgAGTGAGGTTAATGTACACGGTCATCCAACAGCCTAACCATGGACTCGTTCAATGGTCACTATGACTTCATAAATAGAACCTATTGACCTTTTTTGTACAGGAATGAATATCTTTGATATTTTGTAGTTCATAAATAAGCTACAAATCTAGCTTGGAACTCTAAAAAAACTATTACATCACCTCAGCCCTCAACTCCAATCGTTGTAAGAAAATTGcataaatttgatataaaaactcGGACAAAAGAAAAGTTTGTGTCGGCGGGGATTGAGATGGTTTGTTTTATATCCATTATAatgtcataattgatttgacatatatttTTCCTCAGACCTCAGGATTATACAGAAATGAGAAAACAAAtgaagaaattatttaaaaaattattttattgtgatttcaatcattttgatcattctatatttgttttaaaaaaacttctagatTTGTACCTCTTcttctttatataaaaaaaaatctttaataaacTTGCATGTATAgcttaatattattttatgcgATGAATGCTTCTGTTGTACCTTCAGCATCTAAAATAATTGCGGTGTttgattttgttaattaaaGTATCTTTATGATACTGGCAAAGACAATGGAAAACTTgcaattttagaaaataattgCCCTGAAAATGTTTATTCCATTAAACACTTTGAGAAAATGATCTTTTTGGAAGACAATAGAAATGTACTTTGACATTATATTCACATTctgatttatttatcttaattatATACCAATTCCGAGAGAAAAAGTTAGTTTTTTTGTCTTCTATTTAGGTATGCATCACGAAGAGCCATTTGTCAAAGAACGGACTTGTTGTGTTTGACACTGGATGTCTAAGCATTGAGGTGGTTATTGACTATATTTGTAATATGTTCTGTAACTTTTCAATGTTTCTTAAcgtttttattcattaaatcttttaattaatctttttttttcttgcagttTTAACAACGCAATCTGTATTCGTTTCTTCTGCTTGTATTATagtttgaatttataaaaaaaaagtcataaaaCTTAATTCACGATCaaggttttatttatttagaaatgcCATTCAGGACAAATTAATGTTAGTGATAGTCACCAACTACAACAGGCCGTTGATCAACGAACTATATGTTTTGAGTGCTGCTCTTCTGATCTCTGTAACCAGAAAGGCTGCGGGCAGATAGGTAAGCAAACTGATTGCATAAgagatatcattttttttacatacagctgaacaaattcaaattattttatatcccCCTCCCCCAATGATTGAAATACTTACCATTCCTTTTTTTGAAAGATCATAATTATATCGATGTAGTTTTATATGCAAAGCTCTTTTTTTAAAGTCCCGACATTTATCTGTTTTCAATCGCCATGTATGTATTATCTATAGGAAAGTCAAAGTTTCTATCATATTagctttaattaattttatttttcaaaatttactccAACAATAACATGGACTAAAGCAGACCAAAACCCTGCTTTTCACACAACTTGTTTTTTAACATGAACAAATTCTTGTTAGTTTTATCTATCCctaccctcccccccccccaccctaccccccccagtgattgaaataattaacattccttttttgaaatatcataattatatcaagGTAATTTTATATGCAAAGCTTTATTCTAAGTCCCCACCCCGACCTCTTTCTGTTTTCAATCGCCATGTTAGTATTATGTATaagaaaatcaaagtatttTTCCAATcagcttttattttaaaagtacacTCCAACAATAAGATAGACTAAATTAGGAATATCGAATCATTCTATGAGCATTATGATgaaataattttggtcgggcatgatcaaatccaattaagcccgaagggctttatgaaaGATTTGATTTCGCCCCAATCGAAAttttcacctcataatacttaaagaatgattccttattacctacatttacataattttaagccattgtacaaataatatttaaatataaataagaacaccccgctggcgccccaatttgaagttatgggttatatagtaaaAAATCAATACACTTTCACTGGCAAAGACAATGAAAAATGTAAGTATAACAGAACAAAAACCACACGTGatgcttttaacaaaataatgcaCTTTATTTCTAAATGAAACTATAACAAGAAATGCTTGGAGTTCAAATATGATGCTCTGGTGTTCCTTCCAGGTTATTGTATCCGCTTGCTTAAACATTAAGATATAGTTTTGGCAAAAAACAGAACAAAATCCACAAGTAAtgatttgttgttgtttttttttttcattttacaacaTAAGGTTATCCATCCCCTCGTGGACCGGTTTGTTTTAACTGTCCACAAGTTTCTAATCCAACACTTTGTGATAAGATCAAGGTTTGCGACAAATCACAGGTAATGATTTTGCTATCAGAATCAtaaattatgatttaatggTCAACTATTCAATACTAGTTTTATAATAACCCGAATTCACTCTatgttgttattacatgtattaggaaTGTTACATCCAGAAAGAAGAGGAGTTTGGTGATATTATCTACTCATCAGGCTGTATAAGAAAACATGTAAGAAAAGTTTGGAAAGGAAAACTTTCATATATCGTATTTGCATTTGTATAACACTGTATGTTAATGGGTTCTATAAATTGGGAATGACGACTCggtcaacataattttaaattcatatctGATGACTTTAATAATTTGCTAATTAATAAATTCTTCAAAACCTGTTAAAAGTCAAATTGTTATATAGACAGATAACGTCTTTGTGTCGAAAAACAGACTTAATAAAAaggcattatttatttaaaataaatataagatTTTCCAATAAgaaaatcttttctttttttattacataattttgaTCATACAAGGCTTGCTGTGTATTGAAGATAAAAACCAGTTGGATCATATTAGTCGTTCTTGCTAAAACATTTCGATTCTTTTAACTCCAAACAAAATGTTTGGTTTTTCCAAAGTCTTGTAGAGCACATACTGACATTTTTGGGAAGAGAAATGCTGAACATTGTTTCCAGTGCTGTTCGTCGGATTTATGCAATGCCAACTGTTAGtatcattggtttttttttttatgtaaagctAAATGTTCTTTTTCTTCCTTTCATTCTGCTCGTTTTTTATCTCAAGAGGGCATTTGGATTAATCCCTGTagattatttttacatgtatgtttgttgGCGATACGTTAAGTGTATATTTTGAGCGCCTTCGGTTTTAAATTCATCGGTTTTTACAttagaatatttaaaaactaaCATTTAATCCAAACATTTGATATCGGAAAGGTGATGCCGTGCCACATTTATCAACAACTCCTTCTACCACTGTGAAAACGACAACTGCAGCTCCACTACCCAGAGGtagataataattatataaatgcaCATTTTGTGAATCAAATATTAGTTTGTTCTCCTTTCATTACTCAAAGGCCAACAAGATTTGCAGTTTGTTAATAAACAATAtaactttaaatataaatttaatcttACATTTTCCTAGGTTGTCTTGGAAAGGAgtttcttgttttgtttatgCAAAACCACGAGAGCGCAAATGAGTCTTTGTTAGTAGACATCACTACAGCCGACACTTCATATATGCACGTAACGAGTTCTCCTAAACTGAACCAAACTATGAAGGTTATAATAGACAGGAACCTTTTATTTACTTCATATGCAAACTTTACCTTTCCATTCGATATGGCCTGCCACGAGTCAGTAACTGAATACAAAGCGGTCATTATAAGGACTACAGAGTTAACCGGTGTAACATCGTTTGACTCAAATGACCCATTTACAAATGACGGAACCTTGGTTATTCCTACACACAAATTATCGACTGAATATCTTGTTTCAGCAATTGATGGAATTAAT encodes:
- the LOC128174874 gene encoding IgGFc-binding protein-like, whose product is MITILKFIPIQDGLYCLSCTDGVSPRHCHYVMKCSEGEVCITKSHLSKNGLVVFDTGCLSIEKCHSGQINVSDSHQLQQAVDQRTICFECCSSDLCNQKGCGQIGYPSPRGPVCFNCPQVSNPTLCDKIKVCDKSQECYIQKEEEFGDIIYSSGCIRKHSCRAHTDIFGKRNAEHCFQCCSSDLCNANCDAVPHLSTTPSTTVKTTTAAPLPRGCLGKEFLVLFMQNHESANESLLVDITTADTSYMHVTSSPKLNQTMKVIIDRNLLFTSYANFTFPFDMACHESVTEYKAVIIRTTELTGVTSFDSNDPFTNDGTLVIPTHKLSTEYLVSAIDGINVGPYHASQFAIGILHNNTQLSITFRIKDNKPITIDGVMFWSGGVYNKSFDELETFQVRHGSDLTGTYIKSNKPVAVFSGNECLDSSYSMCSHTVSQLPPIDQFDNEYIIPSFYNNSGTLIQVLSPFDSKVNITIGTNIISMLHLTEKEYKNIKVTTNEVTIVKSNRTVMVTGYAMGSSSNDPYMTVIPGVHQYLDYYKIVIPDKYRDNYLCVIIPTGSFNNLHINQTPVGQFGIVYQWSVISSGKSFDVRTILVKEGVYTLGTTDQVPFGLIVYGHRINDGYGFAGNFVSP